A window of Magnetococcales bacterium genomic DNA:
GATTACGGTTTGTGACGGGTGTCGGCGTGTCGGGAGGATGGAAAAATGGCGCAAGAGATGGACTGTGGTGAAAACGAAATGAGCAACATCTCTCCGTCCGGCGGAGCGGATGAGGAGTCAATCGTTCTGCCGGAGGAGAAAGGCCCTGCCGAAAGTCGGGAGGAGTTGGCCCAGCAGTTGGCCCAGCTTCAGGCCCGCTCGGAGGAGTTTCGCCATCAGTATCTCTCCGCTCTGGCGGAGATGGAAAACCTGCGCAAGCGCACCCAGCGGGAGATCGAACAGGTACGCAAATTTTCCCTGGAACCCTTCTCGCGGGATTTGTTGACCGTGGCCGACAATCTGGAAAGGGCACTGGGGGCGGCGCGTCTCAGCGGGGACGAAAACGCGGAGAGTACTCCCGTCCTCAAAGGTCTGGTGGACGGGGTGCGTATGACCCGCGATGAGCTGGATCGCACCTTTCGCAAACACGGCATCAGTCGTATAACGGCCATGGGATTGCCGTTCGATCCCAATCTGCACCAGGCCATGATGCAGGTGCCATCGCCGGATCAGGAGCCGGGAACCGTGGTTCTGGAGATGCAGACGGGTTATCTTTTGCACGAGCGGTTGTTGAGACCGGCCATGGTGGGAATTGCCGCCGTGCCCCCCCCGCCCGCCGATTCGTGAGCGTGGAGCCATTGACAAACGCCCGGCGCGTTCCCATATGAAAAGCACGGCTTCCACTCGAAATGTCGAGTGGGGTTCATTCCACGACCGGCTTTTCAGGTACACATCCAGGCGGAGAGACTTGCCATGGCAAAGGTGATTGGCATTGATTTGGGGACGACGAACTCCTGCGTAGCCATCATGGAAGGTGGTTCCCCCAAAGTGATCGAAAACAGCGAGGGCAACCGCACCACCCCGTCGATGGTGGCTTTCGCCTCCTCCGGGGAGCGGCTGGTTGGTCAGGCGGCCAAGCGGCAGGCGGTTACCAATCCCACCAATACGCTTTTTGCCATCAAACGGTTGATCGGGCGTCGTTACGAAGACCCGATGACCCAGAAGGACATCAAGCTGGTGCCGTACAAGATCGTCAAGGCGGACAACGGCGACGCCTGGGTGGAAGCGACGGGTCGTCGCATCAGCCCTTCCGAAGTTTCCGCGATGATTCTGCAGAAGATGAAGCAGACGGCGGAAGATTACCTGGGCGAGAAGATCACCGATGCGGTGATCACCCTGCCGGCCTATTTCAACGATGCCCAGCGTCAGGCCACCAAGGATGCGGGCCGCATCGCCGGCCTCAACGTGCTGCGGGTCATCAACGAACCCACGGCGGCGGCGCTGGCCTACGGTTTCGACAAGAAGCAGGGGCAGACCATCGCCGTGTTCGACCTCGGCGGCGGCACGTTCGACATCTCCATCCTGGAGATCGGGGACGGGGTCTTCGAGGTTAAATCGACCAACGGGGATACCTTCCTGGGTGGGGAGGATTTCGACCAGGCCATCATCGACTACCTGGCCGACGAGTTCCGCAAGGAGAACGGGATCGACCTGCGCAAGGACAGCATGGCCCTGCAGCGCCTCAAGGAGGCGGCGGAAAAAGCCAAGATCGAACTGTCCAACAGCACGCAGACCGATATCAACCTGCCCTTCATCACTGCCGATGCTTCGGGTCCCAAACACCTGAACGTCGGTCTCTCCCGCCCCAAGCTGGAGAGCCTGGTGGACCAGCTGGTGCAGCGGACTCTGGAACCCTGCCGCGTGGCGTTGCGCGATGCCGGTCTCGGCGTTTCCCAGGTGGACGAAGTGGTGCTGGTGGGCGGCATGACCCGCATGCCCAAGATCCAGAAGGTGGTGACCGACTTCTTTGGCCGCGAGCCTCACAAGGGGGTCAATCCCGATGAGGTGGTGGCCATCGGCGCCGCCATTCAGGGCGCGGTTCTCAAGGGTGAGGTCAAGGATGTCCTGTTGCTGGATGTCACCCCTCTCTCCCTGGGCATCGAGACCCTGGGCGGGGTATTCACCAAGCTCATCGACAAAAACACCACCATTCCCTCCAAGAAGTCGCAGATTTTTTCCACAGCGGCGGACGGCCAGTCGGCGGTGACCATCCGCGTGGCTCAAGGCGAACGCGAGATGTTCGGGGATAACAAGTTGTTGGGCCAGTTCGATCTGGTCGGCCTGCCTCCGGCTCCCCGGGGTGTACCCCAGATCGAGGTGACCTTTGATATCGATGCCAACGGTATCGTCAATGTCTCCGCCAAGGACAAAGGCACCGGCAAGGAGCAGTCCATTCGCATTCAGGCCTCGGGCGGACTTTCCGAAGCCGAGATCAAGCGCATGGTGCGGGAAGGTGAGCAGTTTGCCGCCGAGGACGGCAAGAAGCGGCAGTTGATCGAGGCGCGCAACAATGCCGACTCCGCGATCTACTCTGTCGAGAAGTCACTCAAGGAGCTTGGGGACAAGGCGGATGCCAAGTTGAAGTCCGAGGTGGAAAAGGCCATTGCCGATGTCAAGGAGGTAATGGACAAGGATGACGCCGAAGTCATCACCACCCGTACCCAGGCGTTGGTGGAACTGGCCATGAAGGTCGGTGAAGCGGTCTACAAGGATCAGGGCGAACCGCCTCCGGGTGCGGGCGGTCCCCACCAGGGGGGCCAGGGCGGAGGCAAGTCGGCGGGCAAGGGCGGTGCCGACGATGTGGTGGAGGCGGAGTTCGAAGAGGTCAAGGACAAGTAGGACGCCGCGTTCCGGCGGATGTATGGGTGTGGAAGGTGGCGACACCTTTTTTCTATAGGGGTTGTTGAGTTGCCGTCGTCGGTGTTGCGAGATGCCTAAGGACTTTTACGAACTGCTGGGGGTGCCACGTAATGCCGACGAGGCCCAACTCAAACAGGCCTACCGCAAGTTGGCCATGCAGTACCATCCCGACCGCAATCCGGGGAACAAGGATGCGGAAGCCAAGTTTAAAGAGATCAATCAGGCTTACGAGGTCCTGAAGGATCCGCAGAAACGTTCCGTTTACGATCAATTCGGCCATGCCGGATTGAATCAGGGCGGCGGTGGCGGTGGTGGTCCGGGCGGCTTTTCGGCAGACGGATCCCAGTTCAGCGGTTTCGGGGACATCTTCGAAGAATTCTTCGGGGACATCTTCGGTAACAGCCGTGGTGGCGGGGGAGGGCGTGGCAATCGGTTCGGCCCCATGCGGGGCGACGACCTTCGTTACGACCTGGGCGTCACCTTGGAAGAGGTCATGGAAGGCACCGAAAAGCGGGTGCGTTTTCCGACCATCATCGGTTGTGAAACCTGCCGGGGCACCGGGGCGAAAGCGGGCAGTGGCCCGGAAGTCTGCAGCATGTGTTCCGGATCGGGGCAGATGCGCACGCAGCAGGGTTTTTTCGCCATCTCCCGCCCCTGTCCGACTTGTCGTGGGCAGGGACAGATCATTCGGGATCCCTGTAACGATTGTCATGGTCAGGGGCGTGTCCGCAAAGAGCGCACCATCACGGTGAAGGTTCCCCCCGGAGTCGATTCGGGGAACCGTATCCGCTTGACTGGCGAGGGTGGGGCGGGCTTGTTTGGTGGTCCTCCCGGTGATCTTTATATCGGTATCGAAGTGGAGGCTCATCCCTTTTTCCAGAGGGAGGGGCCCAATCTGCTTTGTCAGGTTCCGGTGACTTTTCCGCAGGCGGCGTTGGGCGAAAAGCTCGATGTGCCAACTTTGAACGGCAAGGCGCGGGTCAATCTTCCCGCCGGATGTCAGACGGGCAAGCACCTGGTTTTGCGGGGCAAGGGGCTGCCTCACCTCAATCGGCCCGGGGTTTACGGGGATCTGGTGGTTGAGGTGCGGGTGGAGACGCCGGTCAATCTCAATCGTCGGCAGCGGGAGTTGCTGGAGGAGTTCATGCGGGTGTCGGAAACCGATTCCCAGCCGGAATCGACCTCCTTCCTGGACAAGGTCAAGGAATTCTTCGATAAAAAGATCTCTTCCTGAGTTCCTTTCTGTCGTGTCTGTATGATTAATCCCGGGGTCTTGGGGGATTATCCTCCCCCCGGCGGGATGTGGAGCGGTGCCTCAGGGTTTTTCTGATTACATTCGCTCACTCAGGGCAAGCTGGTCGTGCCAAGGGCCAATCATTCGGACGATTGGCCCTTGGCACGACCGATGGCAGGCTCGCCCGGCTCATGGTCATGCTTTTCGGCGAAAGGCCGCTGAAGAAGCATGACCATGAGCCGGGCGAGCCTGAAAGGATAGAGTAATTCCGTTTCTGTTTCATTTTTGCATTATTGCAGGGGTCTGGGGATCATCATGGTCCCCAGCCGGGGTTTGGGGACGGAGTCCCCAATGTGTTGTCTTTGACTTGTTTTGTTCTTTTATTCCCCTGGAAGGGGAGCCTTCCAGAGGAATAAAAGAACAAGAAAAAACCAAAAATAGAACCTCGGAGGCTCTGCCTCCACAATTCGGCAGGAAAGCCGAATTGGACGCCGCAAAGCGGCGCCCGAAGGGCGAGGGCCATGGATGGCCCGAGTCCAATCTCCGCCGGGGGGGATAATCCCCCCGGACCCCCGTGATTTGGAGGGCGATTGATGAGCGAACCTCTTCTGGGAATCGGTCTCTTCGGTGTCGGAGGCCGTATGGGGCGCATGCTGGCGCAGGCCGTTCTGGTCCAGGAAGGGTGCCGTCTGACCGGAGGCTGCGATCACGCCGCATCCGGCGTCATCGGTCGCGACTTGGGCGACCTTTGCGGTGTCCCACCCCTTGGCGTAACCGTCTGCGAAAATCCCGACCAACTCTTCACCCAATCCGACGTCATCATCGATTTCTCCATCCCCGAAGCCACCCTGCGAAACCTCGACCGGTCCCGGAGTTTCAAGAAGCCATTGGTCATCGGAACCACCGGTTTGGATGCTCCGGGGCGGGAGGCGGTGACCGCCTTGTCTCGCGAAGTTGCCGTGGTCATGTCCCCTAATTTCAGCATCGGCGTCAACCTGCTCTTTCAGTTGAGCCAACAGGTGGCTAAAACTCTGGGGGAAGAGTTCGATATCGAAATCATCGAGGCCCATCACCGCCACAAGGTGGATTCCCCCTCCGGAACGGCCCTGCGACTTGGTGAGGGCATCGCCAAGGCCCTGGGACGCGATTTAAGCCGTGATGCCGTCTACGGCCGCCAGGGAGCGGTCGGAGCCCGCCCCCGCTCCACCATTGGCTTCGCCACCATCCGTGGCGGGGATGTGGTCGGAGACCATACCGTTCTCTTTGCCGGTGAAGGCGAGCGCATCGAGTTGACCCATAAGGCCTCCAGTCGCATGTCCTTTGCCAAAGGAGCGGTAATGGCCGCCAAATGGGTGGTGGGACGTCCACCGGGACTGTATGATATGGGACACATACTGGGATTGCAGTAAGCGAGGATAAGTCACGGACTTTCACTCTGTGATTCCTTTGTTTTCATTCGTATCGATTTGCAGCAGAATCGCCCAGCTTGCGATCTTCTTTTTCGGGGCTTGTTGGCCGAAAAGGGGGTTTGTGGGTTGTTACTAACCGTCAAGGCAGAGGAGAAACGGCGTGGACAGCATCGAGGTGGCATCGATCAAGCCGGGTCAGGAGTTGACCCTTACCTTTGGCAACCGGGACGCCGTTTTGACCAAACTGGAGGCCTCCCGACACTTCAAGGTGGACTCCTGGTTCCCCGAGGAGCAGGAGATTTACATTCTGGATGATGTCATCCAGGAGGACGAGTTGCTGCATTACGCCTTCGAGCCCATCGAGAACTACGCCGCTCTTCTGCAGGAGGAGTCCAAATCCTTCGGGGTCAAGCGCCGCATCCAGGATTTTCTGGGCCGCACCCTGGACACGCTGGAGATGGAGGAAGAAGAAGAGGAAGAGGACGAAGAGTCCGAAGAGTAGAACGGGGGCTTCTGTTCCGGTATGCGGGGGGATGATACCCCCTGGACCTCTGTGTTTCCATCCAGGCAGCATAAAAAAACCACCCATCCCGCAAGGGATGGGTGGTTTTTTATCACCCGGATCTCTCCTGACCGTTCAGCCTTCCGAAGAGTCCATGGTCAGGCCAATGTTCCCCTCGACGCCCGGCTCATTTTCGACAACGGCCACTTTCGGCGGAGCAATCGCCAAGCCCGCTTTCCCCATGGCCAGAAGTATCAGCTCCACAGCTGCCGGGGGGTCGAAAAGATCGGTGTTGATCACCAGATCGAACTCCTCCTTGTCGGAAGGATAACGCTTCTTCAGCCGGTCGACAAAACCGTCCCGCTCCATATTGGTTCGTTCGATCAGGGCTCTGGCTTTGACCTTCTTGATGTCCAAACGCTCCGAAACCCGCTTGATGGTCGTGTCGGCGGAAGCCGTGATCTTCACCCGCAACACGGGATAACGCACCAGGAGAATATGAGCCCCGCGCCCGACGATAACCCCGCCGGAACGCAGAATGCCCAGCAGAACCCGGGTCAGATTGCGCAGGTATTGCTCCTTGTTGGTGCCTTTCTTGGACAGAAAGGCATGCACGAAATCGTCCCACAAGTTGGTAACGCGCTCATCCAGACGTTCCATCAAATGCTTGTCGGATTTGGCTACTTTGATGATGTTGTGCAGAAGTTCCCGGTCATACAGGGGGACTTGCAGCCGCTCCGCCAGCAAACGGGCGATTTCGGTCCCCCCGGCGCCGAACTGACGGGAGAGGGTGACCACGGGAAACCGGTATTCCCCGGAGCCCGGGGTTTCGCTCGATTCCGCGAAGAGTCCCGCTCCGACGATGGATTGGATAAGACCAAGATTTTTATTTCCCATACCTCGTATTTCACCCGTATGGCGGAGATGGTTTCGAAGGGGAGTAACACCCATCAAGACACATACGCGAAAGCGAAGGCCGGTCGGTGTGACCGGCCTTCCGAAGTCCATTCGCGAGGTCAGGGATCAATCAAAGCCAAGCTCTTCCTGAACGGTGCGAACCAGGCGATGGTCGTAGTCCAGAAGATCCTTGTTCTTGCCCGTGTAGTCCAGGCAGCTCAGGAAATAGCGCAGACTTTCGGTACGGGCGCGCTTTTTGTCGTCCGACTTGATGATGGTCCAGGGCGCGGAAGAGGTGTTGGTGTAGAAGAACATGTCTTCCTTGGCCTTGGTGTACTCTTCCCACTTGTCCTGGGACTCTTTGTCCACCGGGCTCAGCTTCCACTGCTTGAGGGGATCCTCGCGGCGGGAGTTGAAGCGGCGCAACTGCTCTTCCTTGCTGACCGAGAACCAGAACTTGAAGAGAATGATTCCGGAATGAACCAGCATGCGCTCGAATTCGGGCACGGCGCGCAGGAACTCACGCACCTCCTCCTTCTCGCAGAATCCCATGACCCGTTCCACGCCGGAGCGATTGTACCAGGAACGGTCGAACATGACGATCTCGCCACCGGCGGGCAGGTGCTGGATGTAGCGTTGGAAGTACCATTGGGTACGTTCCTTCTCCGTCGGCTTTTCCAGAGCGACGACACGGCAACCGCGGGGGTTGAGGTGTTCCATGAAACGCTTGATGGTGCCACCCTTGCCCGCGGCATCCCGACCTTCGAAAATGCCCAGGATCTTCAGGCCGTTCTCCTTGACCCAGTTCTGCATCTTGACCAGCTCGATGTGGAGGGGCTCCATCTCCTTGAGATAATCCTCCTCGCTCAACTTCTTGAGCTTGGGACGGGAGCTGGGCAGCGCCTTTTTGCTGCCTGCGCCAAGGATGATCTGGGCATGGGCATGGGCGTGGGGCAGGGTCTCCTCGCCATGAACCGGCTTCTTGGCAGGGATTTTGACATGCTTGGATTTGTCGGACATATGCTCCTCGTCAGGTATACGGTGGTATACAATCAACCCGGAATCAACAACGCCTTGCACGGCGAACCCGTTCACCCGGCACACCCGAAACACCCGGGCGTTCCGGTACAGAGCGTCCAGACCGGGCCATCGCGGGAATCCCTTTGCGGAATCACGGTGCCCGGTTCCTTCTTCAGGAAAACCGGTTCCACTATATTTCGATTAAGGGCATCTGTCCAGCGACCCCGGGAGAAATATCCATTCCATCAGCGAAATGGCGTGAGTGCCGTGCCGTGGAATGTGGGATGCCCCTCAGCCTGCTTATGGACAAAAGCCTCAAATTTCGTTAAAATCCCCCTTTGTACCAAAGGGAGGGAGAGAAGGATTGATATTTTGCGTACCGGGCCCAGACCAGGCCCGCAACAGCCATAAGGGGATGAAAATGGGTTCGATCGAGATGAAGCCCGTGGCTTTGAGCCCCGAGCTAAGCACGGAAGAGGCCTTCGGGCAAATTCTGGCGGCCAATTTCCAATTCATGCTGGAATGGGCTCCCATTGCTTATGAAGGCAAGGATATCGAAGGCGTTCACCAGGTCCGGGTGGCGTTGCGTCGCTTGCGCTCCGCCGTCGTGGTGTTTCGCAAGGCGATTCCGCGCACCATTTCCGATCCCTGGGGCGAAGAGATGCGCTGGGCCGCCGGCGAACTGGGCACGGCCCGCGATCTGGACGTTCTCATCTCCGAGGGATTCGCGGTCATGAAGGACAAAATTCCCCTGCCCGAAGGCGAGGCGAAGCTGCTCGACATCGCCAAGGCCAAACGGGAACAGGGCTACGAGCGGGTGCGCGCCATGTTCGACAGCGAGCGCTACACCGCCTTTCGGGAAGGCTTCGATCAATGGCTGGAACAGAGAGGCTGGTATCAGGCCGACCTGGAAGGGGTGGTGCGGGAGAAGATGCGGGCCAGCATTCTGCGCTTCGCCGTCAAGATCCTGGGCAACCGTTTCGGAACCGTGATCGGGGCCGGACAGGATATCGGCACACTCTCCACCACCGAGCTGCACCAGTTGCGCATCGAATGCAAGAAGCTGCGTTACGCCACCGAATTCTTCACTCCCCTGTTCAATAAAAAGAGCATGAGTGACTTCAACGTGCATCTCAAGGGGCTGCAGGGTATCCTGGGGATCATGAACGACGTCACCGTGACCCACCACCTCATGGAAAGCCTGCTGGATGGGGTCGCCGACCACGAAACCCTGCTCTACGCGGGCGCTCTGGTGGGTTGGCGTTCCAGACAGTATCAAGAGTTGCGCGGCAATCTGGGGCCCGCCTGGGCCACCTTCGTGAGCGCCCCGGCTCCCTGGGTTTTGAACCGATAGTTACCGGTCGGGTTGACCGGGGGAACCGATCGGTTCCTCCGGTCACGATGCCTCGAGACGGGCCAGCCATTCCGGCAGTACCTTCCGTAAATCCTGATTGATCACATAATCGGCGATGGCGCAGATCGGGGCGCCGGCATCCCTGTTGATGGCCACGATGGTTCCCGCGCCCTTGATTCCGGCCAGGTGCTGCACCGCGCCGGAGATTCCGATGGCGATGTAGAGCCGTGGCGCGATGATCTTTCCCGTCTGTCCGATTTGCCAGTCCCCCGGAGCCAGTCCGGCATCCACGGCGGAACGGGTGGCCCCGATGGCCGCTCCCAACCGGGTCGCCAGT
This region includes:
- the grpE gene encoding nucleotide exchange factor GrpE, whose protein sequence is MSNISPSGGADEESIVLPEEKGPAESREELAQQLAQLQARSEEFRHQYLSALAEMENLRKRTQREIEQVRKFSLEPFSRDLLTVADNLERALGAARLSGDENAESTPVLKGLVDGVRMTRDELDRTFRKHGISRITAMGLPFDPNLHQAMMQVPSPDQEPGTVVLEMQTGYLLHERLLRPAMVGIAAVPPPPADS
- the dnaK gene encoding molecular chaperone DnaK, producing MAKVIGIDLGTTNSCVAIMEGGSPKVIENSEGNRTTPSMVAFASSGERLVGQAAKRQAVTNPTNTLFAIKRLIGRRYEDPMTQKDIKLVPYKIVKADNGDAWVEATGRRISPSEVSAMILQKMKQTAEDYLGEKITDAVITLPAYFNDAQRQATKDAGRIAGLNVLRVINEPTAAALAYGFDKKQGQTIAVFDLGGGTFDISILEIGDGVFEVKSTNGDTFLGGEDFDQAIIDYLADEFRKENGIDLRKDSMALQRLKEAAEKAKIELSNSTQTDINLPFITADASGPKHLNVGLSRPKLESLVDQLVQRTLEPCRVALRDAGLGVSQVDEVVLVGGMTRMPKIQKVVTDFFGREPHKGVNPDEVVAIGAAIQGAVLKGEVKDVLLLDVTPLSLGIETLGGVFTKLIDKNTTIPSKKSQIFSTAADGQSAVTIRVAQGEREMFGDNKLLGQFDLVGLPPAPRGVPQIEVTFDIDANGIVNVSAKDKGTGKEQSIRIQASGGLSEAEIKRMVREGEQFAAEDGKKRQLIEARNNADSAIYSVEKSLKELGDKADAKLKSEVEKAIADVKEVMDKDDAEVITTRTQALVELAMKVGEAVYKDQGEPPPGAGGPHQGGQGGGKSAGKGGADDVVEAEFEEVKDK
- the dnaJ gene encoding molecular chaperone DnaJ → MPKDFYELLGVPRNADEAQLKQAYRKLAMQYHPDRNPGNKDAEAKFKEINQAYEVLKDPQKRSVYDQFGHAGLNQGGGGGGGPGGFSADGSQFSGFGDIFEEFFGDIFGNSRGGGGGRGNRFGPMRGDDLRYDLGVTLEEVMEGTEKRVRFPTIIGCETCRGTGAKAGSGPEVCSMCSGSGQMRTQQGFFAISRPCPTCRGQGQIIRDPCNDCHGQGRVRKERTITVKVPPGVDSGNRIRLTGEGGAGLFGGPPGDLYIGIEVEAHPFFQREGPNLLCQVPVTFPQAALGEKLDVPTLNGKARVNLPAGCQTGKHLVLRGKGLPHLNRPGVYGDLVVEVRVETPVNLNRRQRELLEEFMRVSETDSQPESTSFLDKVKEFFDKKISS
- the dapB gene encoding 4-hydroxy-tetrahydrodipicolinate reductase; translation: MSEPLLGIGLFGVGGRMGRMLAQAVLVQEGCRLTGGCDHAASGVIGRDLGDLCGVPPLGVTVCENPDQLFTQSDVIIDFSIPEATLRNLDRSRSFKKPLVIGTTGLDAPGREAVTALSREVAVVMSPNFSIGVNLLFQLSQQVAKTLGEEFDIEIIEAHHRHKVDSPSGTALRLGEGIAKALGRDLSRDAVYGRQGAVGARPRSTIGFATIRGGDVVGDHTVLFAGEGERIELTHKASSRMSFAKGAVMAAKWVVGRPPGLYDMGHILGLQ
- a CDS encoding cytidylate kinase-like family protein, with the translated sequence MGNKNLGLIQSIVGAGLFAESSETPGSGEYRFPVVTLSRQFGAGGTEIARLLAERLQVPLYDRELLHNIIKVAKSDKHLMERLDERVTNLWDDFVHAFLSKKGTNKEQYLRNLTRVLLGILRSGGVIVGRGAHILLVRYPVLRVKITASADTTIKRVSERLDIKKVKARALIERTNMERDGFVDRLKKRYPSDKEEFDLVINTDLFDPPAAVELILLAMGKAGLAIAPPKVAVVENEPGVEGNIGLTMDSSEG
- the ppk2 gene encoding polyphosphate kinase 2, which codes for MSDKSKHVKIPAKKPVHGEETLPHAHAHAQIILGAGSKKALPSSRPKLKKLSEEDYLKEMEPLHIELVKMQNWVKENGLKILGIFEGRDAAGKGGTIKRFMEHLNPRGCRVVALEKPTEKERTQWYFQRYIQHLPAGGEIVMFDRSWYNRSGVERVMGFCEKEEVREFLRAVPEFERMLVHSGIILFKFWFSVSKEEQLRRFNSRREDPLKQWKLSPVDKESQDKWEEYTKAKEDMFFYTNTSSAPWTIIKSDDKKRARTESLRYFLSCLDYTGKNKDLLDYDHRLVRTVQEELGFD
- a CDS encoding CHAD domain-containing protein; the encoded protein is MGSIEMKPVALSPELSTEEAFGQILAANFQFMLEWAPIAYEGKDIEGVHQVRVALRRLRSAVVVFRKAIPRTISDPWGEEMRWAAGELGTARDLDVLISEGFAVMKDKIPLPEGEAKLLDIAKAKREQGYERVRAMFDSERYTAFREGFDQWLEQRGWYQADLEGVVREKMRASILRFAVKILGNRFGTVIGAGQDIGTLSTTELHQLRIECKKLRYATEFFTPLFNKKSMSDFNVHLKGLQGILGIMNDVTVTHHLMESLLDGVADHETLLYAGALVGWRSRQYQELRGNLGPAWATFVSAPAPWVLNR